One part of the Leucobacter triazinivorans genome encodes these proteins:
- a CDS encoding diacylglycerol/lipid kinase family protein, whose amino-acid sequence MSDRIGIVWNPSKVEEADLRRAVEGAIERVFPGTRERPECLWFETTEDDPGQGAAGDALARGCDVVVAAGGDGTVRAVAERLGGSGTPEAELGVVPLGTGNLLARNLGIPLGDPQAAFARVLERAGSRLDLGVVRVRSTPTHDDAGSVDPARVEAGRDDPARVEAGDDGFDRRYGFVVMTGFGIDAQMITETDDELKARSGWLAYVESLGRAASGAEVVEFALRLDAEKPRTETAHTMLVANCGSIQGGITLLPDAVPDDGRLDLLVLRAETAGAWLDTMKNMVWDNGVKRLISRGGEAESSGSTAHLRARAVRVDLPVPLAFEVDGDDVGEITAFEARILPGALRVR is encoded by the coding sequence ATGAGCGACAGGATCGGCATCGTCTGGAATCCGTCGAAGGTGGAGGAGGCGGATCTGCGGCGCGCCGTGGAGGGCGCGATCGAGCGCGTGTTCCCCGGCACGCGGGAGCGGCCCGAATGCCTCTGGTTCGAGACGACCGAGGACGATCCCGGCCAGGGCGCCGCGGGCGACGCGCTGGCGCGCGGATGCGACGTGGTGGTCGCCGCCGGCGGAGACGGCACGGTGCGCGCGGTGGCCGAGCGGCTGGGCGGATCGGGCACCCCGGAGGCCGAGCTGGGCGTCGTGCCGCTGGGAACCGGCAATCTGCTCGCCAGGAACCTCGGCATCCCGCTCGGTGATCCGCAGGCCGCGTTCGCACGCGTGCTGGAACGCGCGGGATCGCGGCTCGACCTCGGCGTGGTGCGCGTGCGCTCGACGCCAACGCACGACGATGCCGGAAGCGTCGATCCCGCGCGCGTCGAAGCCGGGCGCGACGATCCCGCGCGCGTCGAAGCCGGCGACGACGGATTCGACCGGCGCTACGGCTTCGTGGTGATGACCGGGTTCGGCATCGACGCCCAGATGATCACGGAGACGGACGACGAGCTCAAGGCGAGATCCGGCTGGCTCGCCTATGTCGAATCGCTCGGGCGCGCCGCGTCGGGCGCCGAGGTCGTGGAATTCGCGCTGCGTCTGGATGCGGAGAAGCCGCGCACGGAGACCGCCCACACGATGCTCGTGGCGAACTGCGGCAGCATTCAGGGCGGGATCACGCTGCTCCCCGACGCCGTTCCCGATGACGGTCGGCTCGATCTGCTCGTGCTACGCGCCGAGACCGCCGGGGCCTGGCTCGACACCATGAAGAACATGGTGTGGGACAACGGGGTGAAGCGGCTCATCTCCCGGGGCGGCGAAGCCGAAAGCTCCGGATCCACCGCCCATCTGCGCGCCCGCGCCGTGCGCGTGGATCTGCCCGTGCCGCTCGCATTCGAGGTCGACGGCGACGACGTGGGCGAGATCACGGCGTTCGAGGCCAGGATCCTGCCGGGCGCGCTCCGAGTGCGCTGA
- a CDS encoding ArsR/SmtB family transcription factor: MHLGDAQRPLYEIKANLFKGLAHPYRIRILEILSAHGETSVSELIAETGLESSHVSQHLAVLRRHRLVRSERRASIVYYRLAFPEVAELLHVARRLLLGLLTDDQAHGAAAAALPAIAGPGGAEPAT, translated from the coding sequence ATGCACCTCGGAGACGCGCAACGCCCCCTCTACGAGATCAAGGCCAACCTCTTCAAGGGTCTCGCCCACCCGTACCGCATCCGAATCCTCGAGATCCTGAGCGCCCACGGCGAGACCTCGGTGTCGGAGCTGATCGCGGAGACCGGCCTCGAGTCGTCGCATGTCTCGCAGCACCTCGCCGTGCTGCGGCGCCACCGGCTCGTGCGCTCGGAGCGCCGCGCGAGCATCGTCTACTACCGGCTCGCGTTCCCGGAGGTCGCCGAGCTCCTGCACGTCGCTCGGCGCCTGCTGCTGGGGCTGCTGACCGACGACCAGGCGCATGGCGCGGCGGCCGCCGCGCTTCCGGCGATCGCCGGGCCGGGAGGCGCGGAACCCGCCACATGA
- a CDS encoding N-formylglutamate amidohydrolase, with protein sequence MSGSDLELIPAGTEFTPEQITHYADPDTRSLEQAVLDADVLVSAPHAGAAIPEEVAEFLSPALTRRLQYDFSDVSTAAVVVRWAEIDPRIVAVVNPHPRLIRDPNRAKPADVRADLTAALERVRAAGAWQPVDLTGVDAIRPVTFSFFPILEVPGTDDGIARLVDAFARTAEQGLGVYERTRDALTEMFLANGLERGGSITRLSFHDTMNTTTTREGAVSVARAERDMLPDVVALSNRGDHRGEPRDPADPPTMDGAALRRLADAHRDGFEVADPGAVRLNQPYLGSQEILAAGARFRALAREAGEAGLGLGAVQAEFLREYLLGPEATAQLRDPGSDWVDEDPARVDALAHACKRAWDAFRDGGA encoded by the coding sequence ATGAGCGGCAGCGACCTCGAACTCATCCCGGCGGGCACGGAGTTCACCCCCGAGCAGATCACCCACTACGCCGACCCGGACACGCGATCCCTCGAGCAGGCCGTGCTCGACGCCGACGTGCTCGTGAGCGCCCCGCACGCCGGCGCGGCGATCCCCGAGGAGGTCGCCGAGTTCCTCTCGCCCGCCCTGACCCGGCGCCTGCAGTACGACTTCAGCGACGTCTCCACCGCCGCGGTCGTCGTGCGGTGGGCCGAGATCGATCCTCGGATCGTCGCCGTCGTCAACCCGCACCCTCGGCTCATCCGCGACCCCAACCGCGCAAAGCCCGCCGACGTGCGCGCCGACCTCACCGCCGCGCTCGAGCGCGTGCGCGCCGCCGGCGCCTGGCAGCCGGTCGATCTGACCGGTGTCGACGCGATCCGACCGGTCACCTTCTCGTTCTTCCCGATCCTCGAGGTGCCCGGCACGGACGACGGGATCGCCCGCCTCGTCGATGCCTTCGCGCGAACCGCGGAGCAGGGGCTCGGCGTCTACGAGCGCACCCGCGACGCGCTCACCGAGATGTTCCTCGCGAACGGGCTGGAGCGCGGGGGCAGCATCACCCGGCTGTCGTTCCACGACACCATGAACACGACGACGACCCGAGAAGGCGCCGTAAGCGTCGCGCGCGCCGAACGCGACATGCTCCCCGACGTGGTGGCCCTGTCGAACCGCGGCGACCACCGGGGTGAGCCGCGGGATCCCGCCGATCCGCCGACCATGGACGGAGCCGCGCTGCGTCGCCTGGCCGACGCGCACCGCGACGGCTTCGAGGTCGCGGATCCCGGCGCCGTGCGCCTCAACCAGCCGTACCTCGGCAGCCAGGAGATCCTCGCTGCGGGCGCGCGGTTCCGCGCCCTCGCGCGAGAGGCCGGCGAAGCGGGCCTCGGCCTCGGCGCGGTGCAGGCCGAGTTCCTGCGCGAGTACCTGCTGGGCCCCGAGGCCACTGCACAGCTGCGCGATCCCGGATCCGACTGGGTGGATGAGGATCCCGCGCGCGTGGATGCGCTCGCCCACGCGTGCAAGCGGGCCTGGGACGCGTTCCGCGACGGCGGAGCCTGA
- a CDS encoding deoxyguanosinetriphosphate triphosphohydrolase family protein, with protein MTAQAQEDHGRRPVERGIEAPEPREVSEPPEPREARRYVEHVSSQHRSAAVDDADGAPGTRSPQEYRVDLERIRFSSYFARLSDVTQVVPQSGVGPVMHNRLTHSLKVSAVARVIAAQLAGQEARHAAFVRGERSEDDETGAVLARLGGCDTIVAQAAAHAHDLGHPPFGHLGERVLDRVARDRLGLAEGFEGNAQSFRILTRLDTLGRDFPGLNLTAATRAATLKYPWTRSAWIGVTAERLAPQDRPRGVGTDAAEGAEKFSAYALEAIEMEHARAAFPGIREGVQTVECAVMDLADDIAYAVHDLDDFTRAGVLQQAAVAGELRAWLEHSASFAAEEIGELLASWRAPGRSLELLWRRLRSKDAWIADREAFGAAVARVSAEVGEALLAAPYDGGIDSERAVSSFTRRWIEHLRTSIVVEEHPDVRGGHVRLDQQAWHEVMVLKFVHAHFVLERPDLGQTQRGQARVVEELVLGFDQWLQDPVDSGRAPRRLLEWVEDATGASFALRRERPELLIGDTSDAGLRRQGRARAILDYVASLSDQQAVTTHRALTGRPA; from the coding sequence ATGACCGCACAGGCTCAGGAGGATCACGGCCGACGCCCGGTGGAGCGCGGGATCGAGGCGCCCGAGCCGCGCGAGGTGTCCGAGCCGCCCGAGCCGCGCGAGGCGCGCCGATACGTCGAGCACGTCTCCTCCCAGCACCGCTCCGCCGCCGTCGACGACGCTGACGGCGCGCCCGGCACGCGCAGCCCCCAGGAATATCGCGTCGATCTCGAGCGCATCCGCTTCTCCTCCTACTTCGCGCGGCTCTCGGACGTCACCCAGGTGGTGCCGCAGTCGGGCGTCGGGCCGGTGATGCACAATCGACTCACCCACTCGCTCAAGGTGAGCGCCGTCGCACGGGTGATCGCCGCGCAGCTCGCGGGGCAGGAGGCGCGGCACGCGGCATTCGTCCGAGGCGAGCGGAGCGAGGACGATGAGACCGGCGCCGTTCTCGCACGGCTCGGCGGATGCGACACGATCGTCGCGCAGGCCGCGGCCCACGCCCACGACCTCGGCCACCCGCCCTTCGGCCACCTCGGGGAGCGGGTGCTCGACCGGGTGGCGCGCGACCGCCTCGGGCTGGCCGAGGGCTTCGAGGGCAACGCGCAGAGCTTCCGCATCCTCACCCGGCTCGACACCCTGGGCCGCGACTTCCCCGGGCTCAACCTCACGGCGGCCACCCGTGCGGCGACACTCAAGTACCCCTGGACGCGATCGGCCTGGATCGGCGTGACCGCGGAGCGCTTGGCGCCGCAGGATCGACCGCGGGGCGTCGGTACCGACGCGGCGGAGGGGGCCGAGAAGTTCTCCGCGTACGCGCTCGAGGCGATCGAGATGGAGCACGCCCGCGCGGCGTTCCCGGGGATCCGCGAGGGGGTGCAGACGGTCGAGTGCGCCGTCATGGACCTGGCCGACGACATCGCATACGCCGTGCACGACCTCGACGACTTCACCCGGGCGGGGGTGCTGCAGCAGGCCGCGGTGGCGGGCGAGCTGCGTGCCTGGCTGGAGCACTCCGCGTCCTTCGCCGCCGAGGAGATCGGCGAGCTCCTCGCCTCGTGGCGGGCGCCGGGGCGGTCTCTCGAACTGCTGTGGCGCCGACTGCGGAGCAAGGACGCCTGGATCGCCGACCGCGAGGCGTTCGGGGCCGCGGTGGCGCGGGTGAGCGCCGAGGTGGGGGAGGCGCTGCTCGCTGCGCCCTACGACGGCGGGATCGACAGCGAGCGAGCGGTCTCGAGCTTCACCCGGCGGTGGATCGAGCACCTGCGCACCTCGATCGTCGTCGAGGAACACCCCGATGTCCGGGGCGGGCACGTGCGGCTCGATCAGCAGGCGTGGCACGAGGTGATGGTGCTGAAGTTCGTGCACGCGCACTTCGTGCTGGAGCGTCCTGACCTCGGGCAGACGCAGCGCGGGCAGGCGAGGGTGGTGGAGGAGCTCGTGCTCGGCTTCGACCAGTGGCTGCAGGATCCCGTCGATTCCGGGCGGGCGCCGCGGCGGCTGCTCGAGTGGGTCGAGGATGCGACCGGTGCGAGCTTCGCCCTGCGGCGGGAGCGGCCCGAGCTGCTGATCGGGGACACGAGCGATGCGGGCCTGCGCAGGCAGGGGCGCGCCCGGGCGATCCTCGACTACGTGGCCTCGCTGAGCGATCAGCAGGCCGTGACGACGCATCGGGCGCTCACCGGCAGGCCCGCGTGA
- a CDS encoding RimK family alpha-L-glutamate ligase — protein MKLAILSRAPHAYSTQRLQAAAADRGHTARVLNTLRFAIDLATPEEPDLLYRGKQLSDYDAILPRIGGSITYFGTAVVRQFEQMDVYTPNTANGISNARDKLRAIQILSRHSIDMPATAFVRNRADVRAAIESVGGAPVVIKLLEGTQGIGVILAPQVKVAEAIIETLHSTRQNVLIQRFIAESRGRDIRALVVGDRVVAAMRRIASGDEFRSNVHRGGTVEAVQLDPAYEQAAVRAAQIMGLRVAGVDMLEGDDGPLVMEVNSSPGLQGIETATGLDVAGAIIDYIANQVDFPEIDVRQRLSVSTGYGVAELTMHAGSEHVGKTLGDLGLWDRDITVLTLHRGVQAIPNPRKHVVLEAEDRLLCFGKLEEMRSMIPQRKRRRARVRKLPASAADLADG, from the coding sequence GTGAAACTGGCGATTCTTTCGCGCGCCCCGCACGCGTACTCCACGCAGAGGCTGCAAGCGGCAGCGGCCGACCGGGGCCACACGGCGCGGGTGCTCAATACCCTGCGCTTCGCGATCGACCTCGCCACGCCCGAGGAGCCCGACCTGCTGTACCGTGGCAAGCAGCTCAGCGACTACGACGCGATCCTGCCGCGGATCGGCGGCTCCATCACCTACTTCGGCACTGCCGTCGTGCGGCAGTTCGAGCAGATGGACGTCTACACGCCGAACACGGCGAACGGCATCTCCAACGCCCGCGACAAGCTGCGGGCGATACAGATCCTCTCCCGTCACAGTATCGACATGCCGGCCACGGCCTTCGTGCGCAATCGCGCCGACGTGCGCGCTGCGATCGAGAGCGTGGGCGGTGCGCCGGTGGTGATCAAGCTGCTCGAGGGCACGCAGGGCATCGGCGTGATCCTCGCCCCGCAGGTGAAGGTGGCGGAGGCCATCATCGAGACGTTGCACTCCACTCGCCAGAACGTGCTGATCCAGCGCTTCATCGCCGAGAGCCGCGGGCGCGACATCCGCGCGCTGGTGGTGGGGGATCGAGTGGTCGCGGCGATGCGGCGCATCGCGAGCGGGGACGAGTTCCGCTCGAACGTGCATCGGGGCGGCACCGTCGAGGCGGTGCAGCTCGATCCGGCGTACGAGCAGGCGGCGGTGCGCGCCGCGCAGATCATGGGGCTCCGCGTCGCGGGGGTCGACATGCTCGAGGGCGACGACGGGCCGCTCGTGATGGAGGTCAATTCCTCGCCCGGCCTCCAGGGCATCGAGACCGCCACGGGGCTCGACGTGGCGGGCGCCATCATCGACTACATCGCGAATCAGGTCGACTTCCCCGAGATCGACGTGCGGCAGCGGCTGAGCGTGTCGACGGGCTACGGCGTGGCCGAGCTCACGATGCACGCGGGCTCGGAACACGTGGGCAAGACACTCGGCGATCTCGGTCTCTGGGATCGCGACATCACCGTGCTGACGCTGCACCGCGGCGTGCAGGCGATCCCGAATCCGCGCAAGCACGTGGTGCTGGAGGCGGAGGATCGTCTGCTCTGCTTCGGCAAGCTCGAAGAGATGCGGTCGATGATTCCGCAGCGGAAGCGCCGCAGGGCGAGGGTGCGCAAGCTGCCCGCGTCGGCCGCGGACCTCGCGGACGGTTAG
- a CDS encoding YceI family protein: MQKSQKILIGAGAGVLALAAVAALAGPVVYRDFIAPPAASAPTLSGDENILPGESAGEALDPATLVGVWNVAQGSEAGYRVDEVLNGTDVTVTGRTDRVDGRFTIGADGLTLEAAELTVDVASISTDSAQRDAYFRDQALRTDEFPTAAFALTEPVALEQAPNAGDVVQAEATGDLTIAGATRTVTASVEVRSDGTTAEIAGSIPIVFADFGVEAPDLGFVSVEETGFVEFQLTAARQ, from the coding sequence GTGCAGAAGTCCCAGAAGATCCTCATCGGCGCCGGAGCCGGCGTGCTCGCGCTCGCGGCCGTCGCCGCTCTGGCAGGTCCGGTCGTCTATCGCGACTTCATCGCTCCGCCCGCGGCGTCGGCGCCGACGCTGAGCGGCGACGAGAACATCCTGCCGGGCGAGTCGGCGGGCGAGGCCCTCGATCCCGCAACCCTCGTCGGGGTCTGGAACGTGGCCCAGGGATCAGAGGCCGGCTATCGCGTCGACGAGGTGCTGAACGGCACCGACGTGACCGTCACCGGGCGCACCGACCGGGTGGACGGCCGGTTCACCATCGGCGCGGACGGTCTCACCCTCGAGGCGGCCGAGCTGACGGTCGACGTCGCCTCGATCTCCACGGACAGCGCGCAGCGAGACGCCTACTTCCGCGACCAGGCGCTGCGCACCGACGAGTTCCCGACCGCCGCGTTCGCGCTCACCGAGCCCGTCGCGCTCGAGCAGGCCCCGAACGCCGGAGACGTGGTGCAGGCCGAGGCCACCGGCGACCTCACGATCGCGGGGGCCACCCGAACGGTCACGGCATCGGTCGAGGTGCGCTCGGACGGCACTACCGCTGAGATCGCCGGCTCGATCCCCATCGTCTTCGCCGACTTCGGCGTCGAGGCGCCCGATCTGGGCTTCGTGTCGGTCGAGGAGACCGGTTTCGTCGAATTCCAGCTCACCGCCGCCCGCCAGTAG
- a CDS encoding anaerobic C4-dicarboxylate transporter: METVLFVTQLLVVLGCIVMGTRSSGVALGLWGGTGVAILVFVFRLPPGSPPVDALLIVLAVVLASSMMQAAGGIDWMVSIAAKLIARNPKQITLVAPLVSFVFSVGAGTSNILYPLLPVIQDLSYRNGIRPSRPLSLSVVATGVALACSPVSAAMAAMVTLTDTAPWNFELIDILKVTIPAAVVGIVVSSFVVNRLGKDIADDPDIQAKIASGEIPAPQADAQQVQAQVTVTSSGRNAALIFLTGVAVIVAFGLFTGIRPLDAAGDPISMTPIIEIVMFVAGTVILLVSRPKVAEIPTMTVFRAGMVSAIALFGLAWLTDTFLAAHTEVIADGVGSLVAAVPWIFALGVFLVCVLTTSQSTATRTIVPIGLAAGIPLGLLSGMWAGAFAGIYLLPTNGSQIAAANFDTSGSTRLGSKLVDHSFFVPTLVLAASTIAAGALFGVLWGG, translated from the coding sequence ATGGAGACCGTTCTGTTCGTGACGCAGCTGCTCGTCGTGCTCGGCTGCATCGTGATGGGCACGCGCTCGAGCGGCGTCGCGCTGGGACTGTGGGGCGGTACCGGTGTGGCGATCCTGGTCTTCGTCTTCCGCCTGCCGCCGGGATCCCCGCCCGTCGATGCCCTGCTCATCGTGCTGGCGGTCGTGCTGGCGTCGTCGATGATGCAGGCCGCGGGCGGCATCGACTGGATGGTGTCGATCGCAGCGAAGCTGATCGCCCGCAATCCCAAGCAGATCACGCTCGTCGCACCGCTGGTCTCGTTCGTCTTCTCGGTGGGCGCCGGCACCTCCAACATCCTCTACCCCCTCCTCCCCGTGATCCAGGATCTCTCGTACCGCAACGGCATCCGTCCGTCGCGCCCGCTGTCGTTGTCGGTCGTGGCGACGGGCGTCGCGCTCGCCTGCAGCCCGGTCTCGGCGGCGATGGCGGCGATGGTCACGCTCACCGACACCGCGCCGTGGAACTTCGAGCTCATCGACATCCTCAAGGTCACGATCCCCGCTGCCGTCGTCGGGATCGTGGTCTCGAGTTTCGTGGTCAACCGGCTGGGCAAGGACATCGCCGATGATCCGGACATCCAGGCGAAGATCGCCTCGGGCGAGATCCCGGCGCCCCAGGCCGACGCGCAGCAGGTGCAGGCGCAGGTGACCGTCACCTCATCCGGCCGCAACGCCGCGCTGATCTTCCTGACCGGAGTCGCCGTGATCGTTGCCTTCGGACTGTTCACGGGGATCCGCCCGCTCGACGCGGCGGGGGATCCGATCTCCATGACGCCGATCATCGAGATCGTGATGTTCGTCGCGGGCACGGTGATCCTGCTCGTGTCGCGGCCCAAGGTCGCCGAGATCCCGACCATGACCGTCTTCCGCGCCGGCATGGTCTCGGCCATCGCGCTCTTCGGGCTGGCGTGGCTGACCGACACCTTCCTCGCCGCGCACACCGAGGTGATCGCCGACGGCGTCGGCAGTCTCGTCGCGGCCGTGCCGTGGATCTTCGCGCTCGGCGTGTTCCTGGTGTGCGTGCTCACCACCAGCCAGTCCACCGCGACGCGCACGATCGTGCCGATCGGCCTCGCCGCGGGGATCCCGCTCGGGCTGCTCTCCGGCATGTGGGCCGGCGCGTTCGCCGGGATCTATCTGCTGCCGACCAACGGCTCGCAGATCGCGGCCGCGAACTTCGACACCTCCGGGAGCACGCGACTCGGCTCGAAACTGGTGGATCACTCCTTCTTCGTGCCCACCCTGGTGCTCGCGGCGTCGACGATCGCGGCCGGCGCGCTCTTCGGAGTGCTCTGGGGCGGCTGA
- a CDS encoding SDR family NAD(P)-dependent oxidoreductase: MSQLTANSSIGDWLDHPQGGELIRNLLAQSGTDANSLDPVRSLPLQQLVEMSQGRMPQSVVDDLVRAANGGEIPEDDGPSGWQERITPGRFEGRTVIVTGAAGGIGRATASRIVREGGRVIAVDISEDRLAEFAASAPEGRVVAVAADVTTQVGIDRIIAAAGERIDGLANVAGVNDDFSPIHETSDEIWDRVIGINLTGVFKLTRAVVPVMLAAGSGSIVNVSSEAGLRGNASGNAYTVSKHGVVGLTRSAAFMYAQQGLRVNAVAPGGVATGIPFPAHVSETGSARLHPFQSAIPSVAAPEHLAASIAFLLSDDGVNINGAILPSDGGWSVQ, translated from the coding sequence ATGTCCCAGCTCACCGCCAACAGCTCGATCGGCGACTGGCTCGACCACCCGCAGGGGGGCGAGCTGATCCGCAACCTGCTGGCCCAGTCGGGCACCGACGCGAACTCGCTCGATCCGGTGCGCTCGCTCCCGCTGCAGCAGCTCGTCGAGATGAGCCAGGGACGCATGCCGCAGTCGGTCGTGGACGACCTCGTGCGGGCGGCGAACGGGGGCGAGATCCCCGAGGACGACGGCCCGAGCGGCTGGCAGGAGCGGATCACCCCCGGCCGCTTCGAGGGGCGGACCGTGATCGTCACCGGCGCCGCCGGAGGGATCGGGCGGGCCACCGCGTCGCGCATCGTGCGCGAGGGCGGTCGGGTGATCGCGGTCGACATCTCCGAGGACCGGCTCGCCGAGTTCGCGGCCTCGGCGCCCGAGGGGCGGGTCGTAGCGGTCGCCGCCGACGTCACCACGCAGGTCGGCATCGATCGGATCATCGCCGCTGCCGGGGAGCGCATCGACGGCCTCGCGAACGTCGCCGGGGTGAACGACGACTTCTCGCCCATCCACGAGACGAGCGACGAGATCTGGGACCGGGTGATCGGGATCAACCTCACCGGCGTCTTCAAGCTCACGCGCGCGGTCGTGCCGGTGATGCTCGCCGCGGGCAGCGGCTCGATCGTGAACGTCTCGTCGGAGGCCGGTCTGCGGGGCAACGCCTCGGGCAACGCCTACACGGTCTCCAAGCACGGCGTCGTCGGGCTCACGCGCAGCGCCGCGTTCATGTACGCCCAGCAGGGTCTGCGGGTCAACGCGGTCGCGCCGGGCGGCGTGGCGACCGGGATCCCCTTCCCCGCGCACGTCTCAGAAACGGGCAGCGCGCGGCTGCACCCGTTCCAGTCGGCGATCCCCTCGGTCGCGGCGCCCGAGCACCTCGCCGCGTCGATCGCCTTCCTGCTGAGCGACGACGGCGTCAACATCAACGGCGCGATCCTGCCCTCGGACGGCGGCTGGTCGGTGCAGTAG
- a CDS encoding ATP-dependent zinc protease: protein MSGPHYSSTPTGWREWVSLNGIGVPWIKAKIDTGAQTSALHATEITEFVRDGAPWVRFEVQPWQVTDDDAVAVELPVHDRRTVRSSSGHAQERPVVLMEIGIAGRTIEAEVTLTDREEMVFRMLIGREALRRGFVVDSAASFLGGKPPRAIRRRNRGA from the coding sequence GTGAGCGGACCCCACTATTCAAGCACCCCGACGGGCTGGCGTGAATGGGTGTCGCTGAACGGAATCGGCGTGCCCTGGATCAAGGCGAAGATCGACACGGGCGCGCAGACCTCGGCGCTGCACGCGACGGAGATCACGGAGTTCGTGCGCGACGGCGCGCCGTGGGTGCGCTTCGAGGTGCAGCCCTGGCAGGTCACCGACGACGACGCGGTCGCCGTCGAACTGCCGGTGCACGACCGGCGCACCGTGCGCAGCTCCTCCGGGCACGCGCAGGAGCGACCGGTGGTGCTCATGGAGATCGGGATCGCCGGCCGCACGATCGAGGCGGAGGTGACCCTGACCGACCGCGAGGAGATGGTCTTCCGCATGCTGATCGGACGAGAGGCGCTGCGCCGGGGCTTCGTCGTCGACTCGGCCGCGTCGTTCCTGGGGGGCAAGCCGCCCCGCGCGATCCGCCGTCGCAATCGCGGGGCATAG
- a CDS encoding TetR/AcrR family transcriptional regulator, translating into MDPRAAHTRARLHRAVLELAAERELDEISVTQLVTRAGVNRSSYYQHFSSREELLASALETAEDAAGRVRTPVRIPSTGRAAPALVRFLAHFAEHAAVYRRALGPDGSALVASRVRARTVDLVREGIELSRTPRTGLPLDIEAAGTAGALLGVIEAWIARDPLPSPDVAAEWMWRILSGPEHGTPGSPPPAAAAHGLSGS; encoded by the coding sequence ATGGATCCCAGAGCCGCACACACCCGCGCCCGCCTGCACCGCGCGGTGCTCGAGCTGGCGGCCGAACGCGAACTCGACGAGATCTCGGTCACGCAGCTCGTGACCCGGGCCGGAGTCAATCGCAGCAGCTACTATCAGCACTTCTCGAGCCGGGAGGAACTCCTCGCCAGCGCGCTCGAGACCGCCGAAGACGCTGCAGGCCGCGTGCGCACCCCCGTACGCATTCCGAGCACGGGCCGCGCCGCGCCGGCACTCGTGCGCTTCCTCGCGCACTTCGCCGAGCACGCCGCCGTCTACCGCCGAGCGCTCGGGCCCGACGGATCGGCGCTCGTCGCCTCGCGCGTGCGAGCGCGCACCGTCGATCTCGTGCGCGAGGGCATCGAGCTCTCGCGCACCCCGCGGACTGGCCTGCCGCTCGACATCGAGGCGGCGGGCACCGCGGGTGCGCTGCTCGGCGTCATCGAGGCCTGGATCGCGCGCGATCCTCTCCCCTCGCCGGACGTCGCCGCGGAGTGGATGTGGCGCATCCTCTCAGGTCCCGAGCATGGCACGCCGGGATCCCCGCCGCCTGCGGCCGCAGCCCACGGGCTGTCGGGATCCTAA